A single region of the Grus americana isolate bGruAme1 chromosome 3, bGruAme1.mat, whole genome shotgun sequence genome encodes:
- the EDARADD gene encoding ectodysplasin-A receptor-associated adapter protein isoform X3: MAAPQDPLPPVDHAAKEPVEDTDPSTLSLTMTEKYPVQDTGVPKAEEYLTDQVTLEIASVNIKTLTSDSGLIQQPEDKDTQNHTDKSLSDLKKTCKENGTCSLCLFRAPTISDMLNDEDLLYTVRLKLDPCHPTVKNWRNLASKWGMTYDELCFLEQKPQSPTLEFLLRNSDRTVEQLIDLCKFYKRIDVVKVLLKWVEEEWPKRGNKTYQNDF; the protein is encoded by the exons atGGCCGCTCCGCAGGACCCGCTGCCCCCAG TAGATCATGCAGCAAAAGAGCCAGTGGAGGATACGGATCCAAGCACTCTTTCCTTAACAATG ACTGAAAAATATCCTGTCCAAGACACAGGAGTACCTAAAG CTGAGGAATACCTAACGGATCAAGTTACATTGGAAATTGCATCTGTGAACATCAAGACCCTTACATCAGATTCTGGCTTAATCCAACAG cCAGAAGACAAAGACACACAAAACCATACTGACAAATCACTTTCAG ATCTCAAGAAAACCTGCAAGGAAAACGGCACCTGCTCCTTGTGCTTATTCCGTGCACCGACCATCAGTGACATGCTCAATGATGAGGACTTGTTGTACACAGTGAGGCTAAAGCTGGATCCCTGCCACCCAACAGTGAAAAACTGGAGAAATTTAGCAAGCAAGTGGGGGATGACTTATGATGAATTGTGTTTCCTTGAACAGAAGCCCCAAAGTCCCACCTTGGAGTTCTTGCTACGGAATAGTGACAGGACTGTGGAGCAGCTGATTGATCTCTGTAAATTTTATAAGAGAATTGATGTTGTGAAAGTGCTGCTGAAATGGGTGGAGGAGGAATGGCCTAAGAGAGGGAACAAAACTTACCAGAATGACTTCTAG
- the EDARADD gene encoding ectodysplasin-A receptor-associated adapter protein isoform X4, with protein MAAPQDPLPPDHAAKEPVEDTDPSTLSLTMTEKYPVQDTGVPKAEEYLTDQVTLEIASVNIKTLTSDSGLIQQPEDKDTQNHTDKSLSDLKKTCKENGTCSLCLFRAPTISDMLNDEDLLYTVRLKLDPCHPTVKNWRNLASKWGMTYDELCFLEQKPQSPTLEFLLRNSDRTVEQLIDLCKFYKRIDVVKVLLKWVEEEWPKRGNKTYQNDF; from the exons atGGCCGCTCCGCAGGACCCGCTGCCCCCAG ATCATGCAGCAAAAGAGCCAGTGGAGGATACGGATCCAAGCACTCTTTCCTTAACAATG ACTGAAAAATATCCTGTCCAAGACACAGGAGTACCTAAAG CTGAGGAATACCTAACGGATCAAGTTACATTGGAAATTGCATCTGTGAACATCAAGACCCTTACATCAGATTCTGGCTTAATCCAACAG cCAGAAGACAAAGACACACAAAACCATACTGACAAATCACTTTCAG ATCTCAAGAAAACCTGCAAGGAAAACGGCACCTGCTCCTTGTGCTTATTCCGTGCACCGACCATCAGTGACATGCTCAATGATGAGGACTTGTTGTACACAGTGAGGCTAAAGCTGGATCCCTGCCACCCAACAGTGAAAAACTGGAGAAATTTAGCAAGCAAGTGGGGGATGACTTATGATGAATTGTGTTTCCTTGAACAGAAGCCCCAAAGTCCCACCTTGGAGTTCTTGCTACGGAATAGTGACAGGACTGTGGAGCAGCTGATTGATCTCTGTAAATTTTATAAGAGAATTGATGTTGTGAAAGTGCTGCTGAAATGGGTGGAGGAGGAATGGCCTAAGAGAGGGAACAAAACTTACCAGAATGACTTCTAG
- the EDARADD gene encoding ectodysplasin-A receptor-associated adapter protein isoform X2: protein MAAPQDPLPPDHAAKEPVEDTDPSTLSLTMTEKYPVQDTGVPKVFVLAEEYLTDQVTLEIASVNIKTLTSDSGLIQQPEDKDTQNHTDKSLSDLKKTCKENGTCSLCLFRAPTISDMLNDEDLLYTVRLKLDPCHPTVKNWRNLASKWGMTYDELCFLEQKPQSPTLEFLLRNSDRTVEQLIDLCKFYKRIDVVKVLLKWVEEEWPKRGNKTYQNDF, encoded by the exons atGGCCGCTCCGCAGGACCCGCTGCCCCCAG ATCATGCAGCAAAAGAGCCAGTGGAGGATACGGATCCAAGCACTCTTTCCTTAACAATG ACTGAAAAATATCCTGTCCAAGACACAGGAGTACCTAAAG TCTTTGTCTTAGCTGAGGAATACCTAACGGATCAAGTTACATTGGAAATTGCATCTGTGAACATCAAGACCCTTACATCAGATTCTGGCTTAATCCAACAG cCAGAAGACAAAGACACACAAAACCATACTGACAAATCACTTTCAG ATCTCAAGAAAACCTGCAAGGAAAACGGCACCTGCTCCTTGTGCTTATTCCGTGCACCGACCATCAGTGACATGCTCAATGATGAGGACTTGTTGTACACAGTGAGGCTAAAGCTGGATCCCTGCCACCCAACAGTGAAAAACTGGAGAAATTTAGCAAGCAAGTGGGGGATGACTTATGATGAATTGTGTTTCCTTGAACAGAAGCCCCAAAGTCCCACCTTGGAGTTCTTGCTACGGAATAGTGACAGGACTGTGGAGCAGCTGATTGATCTCTGTAAATTTTATAAGAGAATTGATGTTGTGAAAGTGCTGCTGAAATGGGTGGAGGAGGAATGGCCTAAGAGAGGGAACAAAACTTACCAGAATGACTTCTAG
- the EDARADD gene encoding ectodysplasin-A receptor-associated adapter protein isoform X5, whose product MTEKYPVQDTGVPKVFVLAEEYLTDQVTLEIASVNIKTLTSDSGLIQQPEDKDTQNHTDKSLSDLKKTCKENGTCSLCLFRAPTISDMLNDEDLLYTVRLKLDPCHPTVKNWRNLASKWGMTYDELCFLEQKPQSPTLEFLLRNSDRTVEQLIDLCKFYKRIDVVKVLLKWVEEEWPKRGNKTYQNDF is encoded by the exons ATG ACTGAAAAATATCCTGTCCAAGACACAGGAGTACCTAAAG TCTTTGTCTTAGCTGAGGAATACCTAACGGATCAAGTTACATTGGAAATTGCATCTGTGAACATCAAGACCCTTACATCAGATTCTGGCTTAATCCAACAG cCAGAAGACAAAGACACACAAAACCATACTGACAAATCACTTTCAG ATCTCAAGAAAACCTGCAAGGAAAACGGCACCTGCTCCTTGTGCTTATTCCGTGCACCGACCATCAGTGACATGCTCAATGATGAGGACTTGTTGTACACAGTGAGGCTAAAGCTGGATCCCTGCCACCCAACAGTGAAAAACTGGAGAAATTTAGCAAGCAAGTGGGGGATGACTTATGATGAATTGTGTTTCCTTGAACAGAAGCCCCAAAGTCCCACCTTGGAGTTCTTGCTACGGAATAGTGACAGGACTGTGGAGCAGCTGATTGATCTCTGTAAATTTTATAAGAGAATTGATGTTGTGAAAGTGCTGCTGAAATGGGTGGAGGAGGAATGGCCTAAGAGAGGGAACAAAACTTACCAGAATGACTTCTAG
- the EDARADD gene encoding ectodysplasin-A receptor-associated adapter protein isoform X1: MAAPQDPLPPVDHAAKEPVEDTDPSTLSLTMTEKYPVQDTGVPKVFVLAEEYLTDQVTLEIASVNIKTLTSDSGLIQQPEDKDTQNHTDKSLSDLKKTCKENGTCSLCLFRAPTISDMLNDEDLLYTVRLKLDPCHPTVKNWRNLASKWGMTYDELCFLEQKPQSPTLEFLLRNSDRTVEQLIDLCKFYKRIDVVKVLLKWVEEEWPKRGNKTYQNDF, encoded by the exons atGGCCGCTCCGCAGGACCCGCTGCCCCCAG TAGATCATGCAGCAAAAGAGCCAGTGGAGGATACGGATCCAAGCACTCTTTCCTTAACAATG ACTGAAAAATATCCTGTCCAAGACACAGGAGTACCTAAAG TCTTTGTCTTAGCTGAGGAATACCTAACGGATCAAGTTACATTGGAAATTGCATCTGTGAACATCAAGACCCTTACATCAGATTCTGGCTTAATCCAACAG cCAGAAGACAAAGACACACAAAACCATACTGACAAATCACTTTCAG ATCTCAAGAAAACCTGCAAGGAAAACGGCACCTGCTCCTTGTGCTTATTCCGTGCACCGACCATCAGTGACATGCTCAATGATGAGGACTTGTTGTACACAGTGAGGCTAAAGCTGGATCCCTGCCACCCAACAGTGAAAAACTGGAGAAATTTAGCAAGCAAGTGGGGGATGACTTATGATGAATTGTGTTTCCTTGAACAGAAGCCCCAAAGTCCCACCTTGGAGTTCTTGCTACGGAATAGTGACAGGACTGTGGAGCAGCTGATTGATCTCTGTAAATTTTATAAGAGAATTGATGTTGTGAAAGTGCTGCTGAAATGGGTGGAGGAGGAATGGCCTAAGAGAGGGAACAAAACTTACCAGAATGACTTCTAG